In Ruminiclostridium papyrosolvens DSM 2782, the following proteins share a genomic window:
- a CDS encoding flagellar hook-basal body protein: protein MIRGLYTSAWSMLANQKKLDVITNNMANVNTTAYKKDTVVYQSFPEILTRRINDTQSPTNPSAVVGSMELSSDVGEVYTYYTPGQIVQTGDRYDLAIKDDNTGDKASPAFFTVGVTNPQDNTMQEFYTKNGSFTLNSNNQLVTGDGYAVLGKKGPITLKQGDFTVDSKGNIMQNGAVVDTLRIAQFADSTQLRKFGNNLVQNNGGEVAEFTGSVIQGYDELSNVNIIDEMVDMITVMRAYEANQKVLQAQDGTLDKAVNEVGLVR, encoded by the coding sequence ATGATAAGAGGTTTATATACTTCTGCGTGGAGTATGCTGGCAAATCAAAAGAAACTGGACGTTATCACAAACAATATGGCAAACGTCAACACTACAGCATACAAGAAAGATACAGTAGTTTACCAGAGTTTTCCTGAAATATTGACAAGGAGAATTAACGACACACAGAGTCCCACAAATCCGTCAGCCGTTGTTGGTTCAATGGAGCTCAGCAGTGATGTCGGCGAAGTATATACATACTACACACCGGGGCAGATTGTGCAGACCGGAGACAGATACGACCTGGCAATAAAAGATGATAATACCGGTGATAAAGCAAGTCCTGCGTTTTTCACTGTAGGAGTTACAAATCCTCAGGATAACACAATGCAGGAGTTCTATACGAAAAACGGTTCATTTACTCTTAATTCCAATAATCAGCTGGTAACGGGAGATGGGTATGCCGTACTGGGTAAAAAAGGGCCTATAACTCTTAAACAGGGGGATTTTACAGTTGACAGCAAGGGTAACATCATGCAGAACGGGGCTGTTGTTGACACTCTTCGTATAGCTCAGTTTGCTGATTCAACTCAGTTAAGAAAATTCGGAAACAACCTTGTTCAGAATAACGGTGGAGAGGTAGCTGAATTTACAGGTTCAGTTATTCAGGGTTATGACGAGCTGTCAAATGTTAATATTATAGATGAAATGGTTGATATGATTACGGTTATGAGAGCTTATGAGGCAAATCAAAAAGTTTTGCAGGCTCAGGATGGAACCTTGGATAAAGCAGTCAACGAGGTAGGTTTGGTTAGATAA
- a CDS encoding rod shape-determining protein, producing MGFGQDIGIDLGTATVLVYIKGKGIVLREPSVVAIDKNTNKLLAVGEEARRMLGRTPGNIVAIRPLREGVISDYDITERMLKYFINKVTGNRKFFKPRIMVCVPSGVTEVEKRAVIDASMQAGARKTYLIEEPIAAAIGAGIDIAKACGSMVVDMGGGTTDIAVISLGGTVVSTSIKIAGDKFDEAIVRYMRKKHNIMIGERTAEELKINIGTVYPRVQEVTMDIRGRNLISGLPKTITISSTEMMEALEEPISSVVEAVHSVLERTPPELAADISDRGIVMTGGGSLIYGLDKLLQDKTGINVLIADDSISCVALGTGKALDNIEAIEASALTEKRANYKR from the coding sequence TTGGGATTTGGACAGGACATCGGTATTGATTTGGGTACTGCCACAGTACTTGTATACATTAAAGGCAAGGGAATAGTTTTAAGAGAGCCATCCGTTGTAGCTATAGATAAGAACACAAATAAATTACTTGCGGTAGGCGAAGAGGCAAGAAGAATGCTGGGAAGAACACCGGGAAACATAGTAGCTATCAGGCCGTTGCGTGAAGGTGTAATTTCTGACTACGACATAACAGAGAGAATGCTTAAATATTTCATAAATAAAGTTACCGGCAACAGAAAGTTTTTCAAACCAAGAATTATGGTTTGTGTCCCCAGCGGTGTTACTGAAGTTGAAAAGCGTGCCGTAATAGACGCATCCATGCAGGCGGGAGCAAGAAAGACTTATTTGATAGAAGAGCCAATTGCAGCTGCAATCGGAGCAGGCATTGATATTGCAAAGGCTTGCGGCAGCATGGTTGTTGACATGGGTGGCGGTACTACGGATATTGCAGTAATATCATTGGGAGGTACAGTTGTGAGTACTTCCATAAAGATAGCCGGAGACAAGTTTGACGAAGCCATTGTTCGTTATATGCGTAAAAAGCATAACATCATGATAGGTGAAAGAACTGCCGAAGAATTGAAAATTAACATAGGCACGGTTTATCCAAGAGTTCAGGAAGTTACGATGGACATCAGGGGAAGAAACCTTATTTCAGGACTTCCAAAGACTATCACCATATCCTCAACTGAGATGATGGAAGCGTTGGAAGAACCTATTTCAAGTGTTGTTGAAGCTGTACATTCAGTTCTGGAACGTACACCACCTGAGCTTGCTGCTGACATCAGTGACAGGGGTATAGTTATGACAGGCGGGGGAAGTCTTATTTACGGTCTGGATAAACTGCTTCAGGATAAAACAGGTATAAATGTGCTGATTGCAGATGATTCTATATCTTGTGTAGCTCTTGGAACAGGCAAGGCTCTGGACAATATAGAAGCAATTGAAGCCAGTGCACTTACAGAAAAAAGGGCAAATTATAAAAGATAA
- a CDS encoding flagellar hook-basal body protein, which produces MMRALYTAGSGMKAQQFNVDVISNNLANVNTTGYKKERAEFKDLLYQTMDRAYVLNGGGKPVNLQVGHGTVVSSTIRNFENGTPEQTGSTLDFAIDGEGFFTIMGPQGTVKYTRDGSFKLSITEDGMKKLTTSDGYAVLDNSGGEILFDPEVKTSELSVSPRGEMSYKNAEGVSVPMDQTIGMVTFPNKYALEAVGNNLYSSNSATGEPLQVSEDENAKSIMKQGFLESSNVQVVDEMVKLIVAQRAYEVSSKAIQSSDDMLQIANNLRR; this is translated from the coding sequence ATGATGAGAGCGTTATATACAGCCGGCTCGGGAATGAAGGCTCAACAGTTCAATGTAGATGTTATTTCAAATAATCTTGCAAACGTTAATACCACCGGATATAAAAAGGAAAGAGCAGAATTTAAGGATCTCCTGTACCAGACAATGGACAGGGCATATGTTTTAAATGGTGGCGGAAAGCCTGTAAATCTTCAGGTGGGACATGGAACTGTAGTAAGTTCTACTATCAGAAATTTTGAAAACGGTACTCCTGAACAGACTGGCTCAACCCTTGATTTTGCCATAGACGGAGAAGGTTTCTTCACTATAATGGGACCACAGGGAACTGTTAAGTACACAAGAGATGGTTCCTTTAAGTTGAGTATTACAGAAGACGGTATGAAGAAGCTTACTACATCTGATGGCTATGCCGTTCTGGACAATTCGGGTGGAGAAATATTATTCGACCCTGAAGTAAAAACATCGGAGCTTTCAGTATCTCCTCGTGGAGAGATGAGCTATAAGAATGCAGAAGGCGTTAGCGTTCCTATGGATCAGACTATAGGAATGGTAACTTTTCCTAATAAATATGCTTTAGAAGCAGTAGGCAACAATCTTTACTCAAGCAATTCAGCTACCGGAGAACCTTTACAGGTCAGCGAAGATGAAAATGCAAAGAGCATCATGAAACAGGGCTTTCTTGAATCCTCAAATGTTCAGGTTGTTGACGAAATGGTAAAGCTTATAGTTGCACAGAGAGCATATGAAGTCAGCTCAAAGGCTATACAGTCATC